A genomic stretch from Sulfobacillus thermosulfidooxidans includes:
- a CDS encoding YebC/PmpR family DNA-binding transcriptional regulator: MSGHSKWANIKRKKAKVDAVKGTVFSRLTKEIMAAAKRGGGNPETNFRLRLAIQKAKANNLPQANIDRAIRRATGQEEGVHYEETVYEGYGPGGVAVYLQILTDNRNRTAGEIRHIFSRHGGALGESGCVAWMFEPKGRLVITDTDKSEEELLDLAIEAGADDLRREDDEFVVLTAPDALDQVREAFESQHVKVSEAELVQLPKTTTEVSGSDATQLATLIELLEDHDDVEKVFFNGEFPDDFELDEA, translated from the coding sequence ATGTCAGGACATTCAAAATGGGCCAATATTAAGCGGAAAAAAGCCAAAGTGGATGCCGTCAAAGGTACGGTATTTTCGCGATTGACCAAAGAAATTATGGCGGCTGCCAAGCGCGGTGGCGGCAATCCGGAAACCAATTTTCGTTTACGGTTAGCTATTCAAAAAGCTAAAGCCAATAACTTGCCTCAGGCGAACATTGATCGGGCGATTCGCCGTGCAACCGGTCAAGAGGAAGGAGTGCACTATGAGGAGACCGTTTATGAAGGATATGGTCCGGGAGGTGTCGCGGTTTACTTACAAATTTTAACCGATAACCGTAACCGCACAGCCGGTGAAATTCGGCACATTTTTTCCCGACATGGCGGGGCCTTAGGAGAAAGTGGTTGCGTGGCCTGGATGTTTGAGCCCAAAGGGCGATTGGTGATTACTGATACGGATAAAAGTGAAGAGGAATTGCTAGATTTGGCGATTGAAGCTGGAGCTGACGACTTGCGGCGCGAAGATGATGAATTTGTTGTGCTAACGGCTCCAGACGCTTTGGATCAAGTACGTGAAGCATTTGAAAGCCAACACGTCAAAGTTAGCGAAGCCGAGCTCGTGCAATTGCCAAAGACAACGACAGAAGTCTCGGGAAGTGATGCGACACAGCTCGCGACCTTAATTGAACTCCTCGAAGATCATGATGATGTGGAAAAAGTTTTCTTCAATGGCGAATTTCCGGATGACTTTGAACTGGACGAGGCTTAA
- a CDS encoding class I SAM-dependent methyltransferase — MRRDNHQRQPSAVHHPWFSRAYILTQSLLESIVHTWRAQQGQRARGKTVIIGAGTGLDIPTLSQNAHEIILLEPDLTFCTFLKSRYPAFPCLSSPAEQIPLDDDSVDTVISSLVLCSVQNLSQTLQEIWRVLRQDGQFLFLEHVAHDAPWWHSIQNTLTPLWEKVGGGCQLNRPTLLALKETGFVITDLSRPHHGILFPVVQGRAIKPRPVQSHPEIRH; from the coding sequence ATGAGACGAGATAATCATCAACGCCAACCTTCCGCGGTACATCATCCGTGGTTTTCACGAGCTTACATCCTCACTCAATCGCTATTGGAATCAATAGTGCACACTTGGCGAGCACAGCAAGGGCAACGAGCACGGGGAAAAACGGTCATCATTGGTGCGGGAACCGGTCTTGATATTCCTACCCTGTCCCAAAACGCTCATGAGATCATCCTATTGGAACCTGATCTCACGTTCTGCACCTTTTTAAAAAGCCGTTATCCCGCATTTCCCTGTCTCAGTTCGCCAGCCGAACAAATTCCTTTAGACGACGACAGTGTCGACACCGTGATTTCCAGTCTTGTCCTGTGTTCTGTACAAAATTTATCCCAAACTCTGCAGGAAATCTGGCGCGTGTTACGTCAAGACGGACAATTCTTGTTTCTTGAACATGTTGCGCATGATGCCCCATGGTGGCATAGCATTCAAAACACGCTGACGCCCCTATGGGAAAAGGTCGGGGGCGGTTGTCAGTTAAACCGCCCCACCCTTTTGGCACTCAAAGAGACAGGTTTTGTAATCACCGATCTCAGCCGCCCCCATCATGGGATTTTGTTTCCGGTGGTTCAAGGCAGAGCCATTAAGCCTCGTCCAGTTCAAAGTCATCCGGAAATTCGCCATTGA
- the ruvC gene encoding crossover junction endodeoxyribonuclease RuvC, giving the protein MRILGIDPGTAICGWAIIDKEHHESIAVDYGAILTPGDLSAAQRLERVYDGLLAIIDRYRPEYGAVEKLFFGQNTKTALAVGQARGVVLLALSKRQVSLVEMAPTEVKQTVTGYGRADKHQVQLMVTRLLHLPKVPKPDDVADALAIAMTGLEWVKYREVLRD; this is encoded by the coding sequence GTGAGAATATTAGGAATAGATCCAGGTACGGCCATTTGTGGGTGGGCTATTATCGATAAAGAACATCATGAAAGCATAGCAGTGGATTATGGGGCCATCCTTACGCCCGGTGATTTGTCTGCGGCCCAGCGGTTAGAACGGGTGTATGATGGGTTATTAGCGATAATTGATCGTTATCGACCGGAATATGGTGCGGTCGAAAAACTATTTTTTGGTCAGAATACCAAGACCGCCTTAGCGGTTGGACAAGCGCGGGGCGTTGTCCTTCTCGCTTTGAGTAAGCGACAGGTTTCTTTGGTCGAAATGGCTCCGACAGAAGTGAAGCAGACGGTGACGGGCTACGGTAGGGCAGACAAACACCAGGTGCAATTGATGGTGACACGGTTATTGCATTTGCCGAAAGTTCCGAAGCCTGATGATGTGGCTGATGCATTAGCCATTGCCATGACAGGTTTAGAATGGGTGAAATACCGGGAGGTTCTGCGTGATTAG
- the ruvA gene encoding Holliday junction branch migration protein RuvA, whose product MISEITGIVVQKDQDTCVVNVHGIGFLVETSRITTAQLPACGHEVHLYTHLVVREDNWRLVGFISPEERETFLDLLSVGGLGIKGALSVLSVLGVGGLEDAIAQGDWQRIKEAPGVGAKLAQRIQLELSGKWQNRPVKAATSHPLADEPGDEIVQGLMALGYSREEAQYAAQQVDSQGDVATRIRQALRALDRR is encoded by the coding sequence GTGATTAGCGAAATTACGGGTATTGTGGTCCAAAAAGATCAAGACACCTGTGTTGTGAATGTCCATGGTATTGGTTTTTTGGTTGAAACCTCGCGGATAACGACTGCTCAACTACCCGCGTGCGGTCATGAAGTTCATTTATATACCCATCTTGTTGTCCGGGAAGATAATTGGCGTCTGGTAGGATTTATAAGTCCCGAAGAACGAGAAACGTTTCTTGACTTACTGAGCGTTGGCGGATTAGGAATTAAAGGGGCTCTGTCTGTACTGAGTGTCCTTGGCGTAGGTGGATTAGAAGATGCTATTGCTCAGGGTGATTGGCAGCGAATCAAAGAAGCTCCTGGAGTAGGAGCGAAATTAGCCCAACGCATTCAACTGGAATTGTCAGGAAAATGGCAAAATCGTCCTGTAAAAGCCGCAACATCTCATCCTTTGGCTGATGAACCAGGGGACGAGATCGTACAAGGGCTCATGGCCCTGGGATATTCTCGTGAAGAAGCTCAGTATGCAGCCCAACAAGTCGATTCCCAAGGTGATGTTGCCACTCGCATTCGCCAAGCGCTTCGAGCTTTGGACCGACGCTAA
- the ruvB gene encoding Holliday junction branch migration DNA helicase RuvB, whose protein sequence is MDDRVISGHSTQDGEYELKLRPSRLQEYIGQDDLKEKLSIFIQASLARKEALDHVLLYGPPGLGKTTLAHIIANELGVSIRYTSGPAIERPGDLASILTNIDEREVLFIDEIHRLSRSVEEVLYSAMEDFALDLVLGKGPAARSVRLDLPHFTLIGATTRPGLLASPLRDRFGVLLHLDFYRAQELSLIIHRSAKVLGIPIESEAANEIARRSRGTPRVANRLLKRIRDYAQVRASGYVTHMIAMEALDLLDVDRYGLDQIDRRLLLSIAERYQGGPVGLETLAAVVGEESGTIEDVVEPYLLQQGFLQRTPRGRVLTLRAYQHLGIPVAPGLFDGPVSDR, encoded by the coding sequence GTGGATGATCGTGTGATTTCAGGCCACAGCACCCAAGATGGGGAATACGAGTTAAAATTACGGCCGAGCCGCTTACAAGAATATATTGGACAAGATGACTTAAAGGAAAAACTGTCGATTTTTATTCAAGCCAGTTTAGCGCGCAAGGAAGCATTAGATCATGTTCTCCTTTATGGACCCCCAGGACTCGGCAAAACCACACTGGCGCATATTATTGCCAATGAATTAGGCGTTTCTATCCGTTATACGTCAGGTCCTGCGATCGAGCGCCCCGGCGACTTGGCGTCCATTTTAACCAATATTGATGAACGGGAAGTCTTATTTATTGATGAAATTCACCGCTTATCCCGGTCGGTCGAAGAAGTTCTTTATTCGGCGATGGAAGACTTTGCATTAGATTTAGTTTTGGGAAAGGGACCGGCAGCAAGATCGGTCCGTTTGGATTTGCCACATTTTACGTTGATCGGTGCGACAACACGTCCTGGTCTGTTAGCATCACCCCTAAGGGACCGATTTGGAGTATTATTACATTTAGATTTTTATCGAGCCCAAGAACTTTCACTAATCATCCATCGATCGGCGAAAGTTTTAGGAATTCCCATTGAATCCGAGGCAGCCAATGAAATTGCCAGGCGAAGTCGCGGGACACCTCGTGTGGCGAACCGCTTACTAAAGCGTATTCGGGACTACGCTCAAGTGCGTGCATCCGGATACGTCACACATATGATTGCTATGGAGGCTCTAGATTTACTGGATGTCGACCGTTATGGGTTAGATCAAATTGACCGCCGTTTGTTATTGTCGATTGCCGAACGGTACCAGGGCGGACCCGTGGGACTTGAAACCTTAGCTGCTGTGGTGGGCGAGGAAAGTGGAACCATTGAGGACGTTGTAGAACCATATCTTCTTCAACAAGGATTTTTACAGCGGACCCCGCGTGGTCGCGTCTTAACTCTTCGCGCGTACCAGCATCTTGGCATACCCGTAGCTCCCGGACTTTTCGATGGTCCAGTTTCTGACCGTTGA
- the sigI gene encoding RNA polymerase sigma-I factor translates to MPRRRVEPPALLSLAQAGDEGARNQLIDDFTPFILKVASQAAGRYLKPGQDEEISVALLAFNEAISAYNGKKGTFLAFARTVIARRLVDYFRRQKARLQEISLSELEREDDEGYLLYAQVDGLAKERWAMGQHEENRIFEIMEFQEQLAIYGISLDELSRISPKHQDARDRSIQIGQLIAGTPAYRTYLEHKKELPLKELVKHPGITRKTLERHRKYIIAVAIILMSDLPYLRSFVLDRIRGE, encoded by the coding sequence TTGCCACGACGACGTGTTGAACCTCCAGCATTATTATCTTTGGCTCAAGCGGGTGATGAGGGGGCACGCAACCAGCTCATTGATGATTTTACGCCCTTTATTTTGAAAGTGGCCAGTCAGGCGGCGGGAAGGTACTTGAAACCCGGTCAAGATGAAGAAATCTCCGTCGCTTTACTTGCGTTCAATGAAGCGATTAGTGCCTACAACGGAAAAAAAGGGACATTTTTGGCCTTTGCTCGTACGGTAATTGCTAGGCGTCTGGTCGATTATTTCCGGCGTCAAAAAGCGCGCTTACAAGAGATTTCCCTAAGTGAACTCGAACGCGAAGATGATGAGGGATACCTATTGTATGCCCAAGTGGATGGATTGGCTAAAGAACGATGGGCCATGGGCCAGCATGAAGAAAATCGGATATTTGAGATCATGGAATTTCAAGAACAGTTGGCGATTTATGGAATATCGTTGGACGAGCTATCTCGCATTTCTCCCAAGCACCAAGACGCCCGAGACCGATCAATTCAGATCGGCCAACTTATCGCCGGGACCCCAGCTTACCGCACCTATCTTGAACACAAAAAAGAGCTGCCTTTAAAAGAATTGGTTAAACACCCAGGTATTACCCGTAAAACATTGGAACGACATCGAAAGTATATTATAGCGGTAGCCATCATTCTGATGTCCGATTTGCCTTATTTACGGAGTTTCGTGTTGGACCGAATACGAGGTGAATAA
- a CDS encoding anti-sigma-I factor RsgI family protein, whose amino-acid sequence MGSRAVVIAIDKHYATVLLAGGQFKRIRVTREPLVVGQEFRVSSWPHFRAVKRAVGAAAALAALMMGANGYLAHPLPGATAVISIDIQPSINMVVGGNNPVVLQASGLDQSGRELLHQISLQGLPISRALCALTRLAKHDGYLKTHPSYIVLGAISQSHLAWFTKLCTVEKTFLADNSSWHGHLIALSMVTHKSLKNYAHRDVSIGRYLLWKKNHELASLPLNMSQQLQSSPLSVLVNHKLSSPAHSRPLYQNMPIGPLAFPRRARINPPALTVLNVTATSHLQSINPPHILRGATLPGHFSRSPVPLVQEVTTVVMPNTVPNLPKRHLPAIKWASPVPHRPIPHRVSS is encoded by the coding sequence ATGGGATCCCGAGCTGTTGTCATTGCCATTGATAAACATTATGCTACCGTTCTGTTAGCAGGGGGCCAGTTTAAACGCATACGAGTGACGCGCGAACCATTAGTTGTAGGACAAGAGTTTCGGGTCTCTTCGTGGCCACATTTTCGCGCCGTGAAACGAGCTGTTGGTGCTGCGGCCGCCTTGGCCGCTCTCATGATGGGAGCCAATGGGTATTTGGCTCATCCGTTGCCGGGAGCGACGGCCGTTATTAGTATTGATATTCAGCCGAGTATTAATATGGTCGTCGGTGGCAATAATCCGGTAGTATTACAAGCATCGGGCCTTGATCAGTCAGGGCGTGAGCTGCTCCATCAAATCTCTTTGCAAGGCTTGCCCATCAGTAGAGCGTTATGCGCATTGACCCGTCTCGCCAAACACGATGGATATCTCAAAACGCACCCATCGTATATTGTGTTGGGGGCAATTTCTCAGTCTCATTTGGCTTGGTTCACAAAACTGTGCACTGTAGAGAAGACCTTCTTGGCAGACAATAGTTCGTGGCATGGACATCTCATTGCCCTTTCTATGGTTACGCATAAATCTTTAAAAAATTATGCGCACCGGGATGTATCAATTGGGCGATATCTTTTATGGAAAAAAAACCATGAGCTTGCGAGTCTTCCGCTAAATATGTCTCAACAACTACAAAGTTCTCCTTTAAGTGTCCTGGTAAACCACAAATTATCCTCTCCGGCGCACTCTCGGCCTTTATATCAGAACATGCCAATTGGCCCCCTTGCTTTTCCTCGAAGAGCCAGGATTAATCCCCCTGCGTTAACAGTTCTTAACGTAACAGCAACATCTCATCTGCAGTCGATAAATCCTCCTCATATCTTACGAGGGGCTACATTGCCTGGGCATTTTTCGAGGAGCCCAGTACCGCTAGTGCAAGAAGTGACAACGGTAGTGATGCCTAACACTGTGCCTAATTTGCCGAAAAGGCACCTTCCCGCAATTAAATGGGCATCACCCGTGCCTCATCGCCCTATTCCTCACCGGGTGAGTTCATAG
- the yajC gene encoding preprotein translocase subunit YajC, whose amino-acid sequence MRSGNGEIITHTHGTSTLYWIFFAVLIGMTVWMFMQQSRTQKSRQQLQNSLQKGDRVVTVGGVIGTVMQVDERRVVLQIADGVRIDVLKTAIGGKYQES is encoded by the coding sequence GTGAGGTCAGGAAATGGGGAGATTATTACGCACACACATGGCACGAGCACTTTATATTGGATATTTTTTGCGGTTTTGATTGGCATGACAGTGTGGATGTTTATGCAGCAATCTCGCACACAAAAAAGCCGTCAACAATTGCAAAATAGCCTACAAAAAGGAGACCGGGTGGTGACCGTAGGGGGAGTCATTGGCACGGTTATGCAAGTCGATGAACGCCGTGTTGTCTTACAAATTGCCGACGGTGTGCGCATCGATGTTTTAAAGACCGCTATCGGGGGAAAATATCAAGAATCGTAA
- a CDS encoding Glu/Leu/Phe/Val family dehydrogenase, whose amino-acid sequence MADSSLNPFLRAQQAFKEAVETLGLEPAVYEILKQPLRSFEVAVPFIRDDGTLQVFNGYRVQHNDALGPTKGGLRFHSSVTMDEVKALAMWMSVKCALLGLPYGGGKGGIACDVDQLSESEIERLSREYIRAVSLVIGPDKDIPAPDVSTNPQIMAWMVDEYSRIRGENTFGLITGKPIVIGGSAGRVEATGRGLVFATKQLAKELGIDFAKSRIAIQGFGNVGSVAAEISYDMGASVVAVSDKDGGLYNPAGINIPDLLEYKRINRRLQGYPHAEPISNSELLELPVDILFPAALENQITADNAPNIRARIVGEGANGPTTPEADRILFDKGIMVIPDVLGNSGGVTVSYFEWVQNQTRFYWSEDEVNQRLEEYMSRAMAQMHTMHERFGVTLRKAAYLVAVERIAQAMRYRGWLK is encoded by the coding sequence GTGGCGGATTCGTCACTTAATCCATTTTTGCGAGCACAGCAGGCATTCAAAGAAGCTGTAGAGACACTTGGTCTAGAGCCTGCGGTATATGAGATTCTTAAGCAGCCACTCCGATCATTCGAAGTGGCAGTACCTTTTATTCGGGACGATGGCACATTACAGGTTTTCAATGGTTACCGGGTCCAACACAATGATGCTTTAGGGCCGACAAAAGGCGGACTGCGCTTTCACTCGTCGGTGACCATGGATGAGGTGAAAGCCCTGGCCATGTGGATGAGCGTCAAATGCGCTTTGCTAGGACTTCCTTACGGCGGTGGCAAAGGTGGAATCGCTTGTGATGTTGATCAATTGTCCGAAAGCGAAATCGAACGGCTAAGCCGGGAATATATTCGTGCCGTCAGTTTGGTGATTGGTCCGGACAAGGATATCCCTGCCCCAGACGTGTCAACTAATCCTCAAATCATGGCATGGATGGTCGATGAATATTCCCGGATTCGTGGCGAAAATACATTTGGCTTGATTACCGGAAAACCGATTGTGATTGGCGGATCGGCGGGACGTGTGGAAGCTACGGGACGAGGCCTCGTATTTGCAACCAAACAATTAGCTAAGGAATTGGGTATTGACTTTGCCAAAAGTCGTATCGCGATTCAAGGCTTTGGCAATGTGGGTTCGGTTGCGGCCGAAATCTCTTATGACATGGGCGCAAGTGTTGTTGCTGTTTCCGATAAGGACGGAGGCTTGTATAATCCGGCTGGCATTAACATCCCGGACTTGTTAGAATATAAGCGCATTAATCGGCGCCTTCAAGGATATCCTCATGCGGAACCGATTTCCAACAGTGAACTCTTAGAGCTGCCTGTGGACATTTTATTCCCTGCGGCATTGGAGAATCAAATTACGGCAGATAATGCCCCAAACATCCGGGCGCGTATTGTGGGAGAAGGGGCAAATGGACCAACGACACCGGAAGCCGATCGCATTTTGTTCGATAAGGGCATTATGGTCATTCCTGATGTTTTAGGAAATTCTGGTGGTGTGACGGTTTCGTATTTTGAATGGGTTCAAAATCAAACCCGATTCTATTGGTCGGAAGATGAAGTGAATCAGCGACTAGAAGAGTATATGTCAAGGGCTATGGCACAAATGCATACTATGCATGAACGATTTGGTGTAACACTGCGCAAGGCAGCGTATTTGGTGGCGGTTGAGCGGATAGCCCAGGCTATGCGCTACCGGGGATGGTTAAAATAG
- a CDS encoding acyl-CoA carboxylase subunit beta, with protein MGGPARIAKQHQAGKLTARERIALLLDEGTFEEIGAHIRHRSTFFGLDKQDIPADAVVTGSGRINGRVVYVFSQDFTVAGGSLGEMHAQKIQHLQDLALKTGSPIIGLNDSGGARIQEGVDALSGYGEIFKRNTWSSGVIPQITVIMGPSAGGAVYSPALTDFIIMVRRTGQMFITGPQVIKTVTGEEVTGEQIGGADAQIRKSGVAHFAANNDEEALQLVRHLLSYLPNNNRELPIVVPSQDPLDRMIPFLGQVVPRDANKPYDVKQIIEHVVDSGSFLEVQQGYADNVVIGFARIGGHTIGVVANQPRILAGTMDINGSDKLARFVRFCDAFNIPLVTFVDTPGYLPGTAQEYGGIIRHGAKVLFAYAEATVPKVTVILRKAYGGAYLAMCSRSLGADWVLAWPTAEIAVMGPEGAANIIFRDIINHAENPVAMRQQKAEEYREEFANPYVAASRGYIDAVIDPQETRFRIARALMTLTNKRDDRPHKKHGNIPL; from the coding sequence ATGGGTGGACCTGCTCGTATTGCCAAACAACATCAAGCAGGTAAATTGACCGCACGTGAGCGGATTGCTCTCTTGCTCGATGAAGGGACCTTTGAAGAAATTGGAGCGCATATTCGGCATCGCTCTACATTTTTTGGCTTAGACAAACAAGACATTCCGGCGGATGCGGTTGTCACGGGTTCCGGACGAATCAATGGCCGGGTTGTCTATGTATTTTCGCAAGATTTTACGGTGGCTGGCGGATCTTTGGGTGAAATGCATGCCCAAAAGATTCAACACCTTCAAGATTTAGCCTTAAAAACTGGTAGCCCCATTATTGGATTGAATGATTCCGGAGGAGCCCGCATTCAAGAAGGGGTTGATGCCCTATCAGGGTACGGGGAGATCTTTAAACGGAATACGTGGTCATCCGGGGTCATCCCGCAAATTACCGTTATCATGGGCCCCAGCGCGGGCGGTGCCGTATATTCGCCGGCCCTTACGGATTTTATTATTATGGTGCGACGAACCGGGCAAATGTTTATTACAGGCCCCCAAGTCATTAAAACCGTTACAGGGGAAGAAGTAACGGGGGAACAAATTGGGGGAGCCGATGCACAAATCCGTAAAAGTGGTGTGGCTCATTTTGCGGCAAATAATGACGAAGAAGCCTTGCAATTAGTGAGGCATTTACTCTCATATCTGCCCAACAATAATCGTGAACTCCCCATCGTGGTACCTAGCCAAGATCCGTTAGACCGCATGATTCCATTCCTCGGTCAGGTCGTTCCGCGAGATGCCAATAAACCCTATGATGTTAAACAGATTATTGAGCATGTCGTAGATTCTGGTTCTTTTTTGGAAGTCCAGCAAGGGTATGCAGACAATGTGGTTATTGGTTTTGCACGGATCGGTGGACATACCATCGGTGTAGTGGCCAATCAACCCCGAATTCTAGCCGGGACCATGGATATTAACGGTTCGGACAAGCTAGCCCGTTTTGTCCGTTTCTGTGATGCTTTTAATATTCCTCTGGTGACTTTTGTCGATACCCCGGGGTATTTACCAGGTACGGCACAAGAATATGGCGGCATCATTCGGCATGGCGCCAAAGTTCTTTTTGCCTACGCTGAAGCTACCGTTCCCAAAGTGACTGTCATTTTACGCAAAGCCTACGGTGGTGCGTATCTGGCTATGTGCAGCCGCTCATTAGGGGCTGATTGGGTTTTGGCATGGCCGACTGCCGAAATTGCGGTGATGGGACCAGAAGGAGCAGCTAATATTATCTTTCGAGATATTATCAATCATGCCGAAAATCCGGTAGCGATGCGCCAACAAAAAGCCGAAGAATATCGTGAAGAATTTGCTAATCCGTATGTGGCTGCTTCCCGCGGCTATATTGATGCCGTGATAGATCCCCAAGAGACAAGATTTCGCATTGCCCGCGCTCTAATGACGCTAACCAATAAACGTGATGACAGACCTCACAAAAAGCATGGCAATATTCCTTTATAG
- a CDS encoding biotin/lipoyl-containing protein, which yields MAVRKFRIRVNGVVYDVEAEEISIEQSAGSASSSSTPSAPVVTPPVPSEHPKAAAPVVMQDGEMVIEAPLPGAVLDVKVQEGQLVEVGQVLIILEAMKMENEVTAPVSGRIKSLRVQKGSSVDANEVLVIIERV from the coding sequence ATGGCAGTTCGCAAGTTTCGTATTCGCGTTAATGGGGTCGTTTATGATGTCGAGGCAGAAGAAATTTCTATCGAACAATCAGCAGGGTCAGCGTCATCGTCGTCAACACCTAGTGCCCCCGTTGTGACCCCGCCTGTACCCTCAGAGCATCCTAAAGCGGCGGCGCCGGTGGTGATGCAAGATGGCGAGATGGTGATTGAAGCGCCACTCCCCGGGGCAGTCCTTGATGTCAAAGTCCAAGAAGGTCAACTTGTCGAGGTGGGACAGGTTTTGATTATCTTAGAAGCGATGAAAATGGAGAATGAAGTAACGGCCCCCGTCTCAGGACGGATTAAAAGTTTACGAGTGCAAAAAGGCAGCTCGGTGGATGCGAATGAGGTACTCGTGATTATCGAACGGGTTTAA
- a CDS encoding PIG-L deacetylase family protein, with protein MAKILVIAPHPDDEALGAGGVIHRAVQAGNDVRVILMTAGDGFVQDAERYYLSLHVTPEEYLHLGYERQLESQRAMAHLGLSPEHVACLGFPDGGLDHLLLHYGDSLPFESQTTQQASVPYIHLPSYHTPYTGNHLLQLLIDELERFQPHWIVSPILVDQHPDHWATSAFATLALFQCQAKNLSWAQSAQQWGYLIHWTGWPLPLGYHPELGMEMPQALKAHPFITWYPQDDYAEQEIQNKRQALLSYDSQVELIKPFLQAFARRNEVLGKVLPLPWGTRVVLPRPKSVTLPKLIHKDFGLIGSTWWFDGEQMHVLLELSARPEWTIRLATFVITSDIQFFAAEIKNNVTSEAMKRIDTEHGTQLVWSPQNNVINGRALMGIVIYDEENKLIARTGFWPWQSLK; from the coding sequence ATGGCCAAGATTTTAGTGATAGCTCCTCACCCAGACGACGAGGCATTAGGAGCGGGAGGCGTTATTCACCGCGCCGTTCAAGCCGGTAATGATGTTCGTGTTATATTGATGACGGCTGGTGATGGGTTTGTCCAAGATGCGGAACGTTACTACTTATCGTTGCATGTGACGCCCGAAGAATATCTTCATCTAGGCTATGAGCGGCAACTCGAAAGTCAACGAGCCATGGCACATCTGGGACTTAGCCCTGAACACGTGGCTTGCTTGGGGTTTCCTGATGGGGGACTTGACCATTTACTTTTACATTATGGCGATTCATTACCTTTTGAGAGCCAAACAACACAGCAAGCCTCGGTTCCTTATATTCATTTGCCCTCATATCACACACCCTATACGGGTAATCATCTTTTGCAGTTACTTATTGATGAACTAGAGAGGTTCCAGCCGCATTGGATTGTCAGTCCAATTCTTGTTGATCAACATCCCGATCATTGGGCTACATCCGCTTTTGCCACGTTAGCATTATTTCAGTGCCAGGCAAAGAATCTATCATGGGCTCAATCTGCCCAGCAATGGGGATACTTGATCCACTGGACAGGTTGGCCGTTGCCTTTGGGGTATCATCCCGAATTGGGTATGGAAATGCCACAAGCATTGAAAGCTCACCCTTTTATCACATGGTATCCTCAAGACGATTATGCGGAACAAGAAATTCAGAACAAACGCCAAGCTTTGCTCTCCTACGACAGCCAAGTGGAACTCATTAAACCCTTTTTACAGGCATTTGCCCGTCGCAATGAAGTTCTCGGAAAAGTTTTGCCGCTTCCCTGGGGGACGCGGGTGGTATTGCCGCGACCTAAGTCAGTGACCTTGCCGAAATTAATCCACAAAGATTTTGGGCTTATAGGTAGTACATGGTGGTTTGACGGGGAGCAAATGCATGTCTTGTTGGAACTAAGTGCGCGCCCAGAGTGGACCATTCGTTTGGCGACCTTTGTCATCACTTCAGACATCCAGTTTTTCGCTGCGGAAATTAAGAATAACGTAACAAGTGAAGCGATGAAGCGCATCGATACTGAACATGGAACCCAACTGGTGTGGTCCCCGCAAAACAATGTCATCAATGGCCGGGCTCTTATGGGAATCGTTATCTATGATGAGGAGAACAAATTAATTGCCCGAACTGGATTCTGGCCTTGGCAGTCTTTAAAATGA
- a CDS encoding CBS domain-containing protein: MKVSEIMTKKVFTVSPSDSIQKAAELMKKVDCGSLPVLENDKVAAVVTDRDITIRAVAEGKGPDTPVKSVMFSKVVTISPDADAKEAANMMADHQIRRLPVVENGKLVGILAIADLARVNIFVTESGQALSEISEPSHQSNAIH, from the coding sequence TTGAAGGTAAGCGAAATTATGACGAAAAAGGTTTTCACCGTTTCTCCATCCGACTCTATCCAAAAGGCTGCTGAACTGATGAAAAAGGTCGATTGTGGCAGTCTTCCGGTTTTAGAAAATGACAAGGTGGCAGCAGTGGTCACTGACCGCGATATTACGATTCGCGCTGTAGCCGAAGGAAAGGGTCCCGATACGCCTGTCAAGTCGGTAATGTTTTCCAAGGTCGTGACCATATCACCTGATGCGGATGCCAAGGAAGCAGCCAATATGATGGCGGACCACCAAATTCGCCGGTTGCCCGTTGTCGAAAATGGCAAGTTAGTCGGCATTTTAGCTATTGCTGATTTAGCTCGAGTCAATATTTTTGTGACAGAATCGGGTCAAGCATTAAGTGAAATTTCTGAACCCAGCCACCAGTCCAACGCTATTCACTAA